A region from the Candidatus Electrothrix scaldis genome encodes:
- the pcnB gene encoding polynucleotide adenylyltransferase PcnB, which produces MNGITENDSQLIEEAEENGRIVLSQEEHPILEKDIETEALKVLYRLRDAGYSGYLVGGGVRDLYLGNKPKDFDISTNARPGQLRKLFRNSRTIGRRFRLVQVFFKGNKIIEVSTLRSQSEFDSDEPDKVLPANNTFGTLEEDAFRRDLTINSLFYEIENKTVIDYVGGVKDLTDGIIRIVGEPEQRIIRDPVRMLRAIRHAARNGFSIEEKTFEAISNHVEKLDLCPTSRIRDELLKDLRSGASKAWAELALQTGVFSTLFPFYDALFQDKDVGGTVQEELLAMLRALDAIYLQGKEKGRVLLEDAFLFAILLFPWALRQFDLLNQDLKGAGYHRLSKAIRTELDTVFARRLNLKRAIKDKITTLFVNMSSLQKHRKNDTWPAWLRKKSYFQDCSRFYTLYQEAIIGETITDLKQFIEESPKPAQEAQEAPPLLASVISAQTEDKRSGGGRRGNNPAFSAEKHGVFGLLKG; this is translated from the coding sequence ATGAATGGCATCACTGAAAATGATTCGCAGTTGATTGAAGAAGCAGAAGAAAATGGGCGGATCGTTCTTTCTCAGGAAGAACACCCCATTCTTGAAAAGGATATTGAAACCGAGGCACTTAAGGTGCTCTACCGTTTACGAGATGCTGGCTATTCCGGGTATCTGGTCGGGGGCGGAGTACGCGATCTCTATCTTGGCAATAAGCCAAAAGATTTCGATATATCCACCAATGCCAGACCAGGACAATTGCGTAAGCTTTTCCGGAACTCAAGAACCATAGGGAGGCGTTTTCGCCTGGTTCAGGTCTTTTTTAAGGGAAATAAAATCATTGAGGTCTCCACCCTCCGTTCCCAAAGTGAGTTTGACAGCGATGAGCCGGACAAGGTACTGCCTGCAAATAACACCTTTGGTACCCTGGAAGAAGACGCCTTTCGCCGTGACCTCACTATCAATTCCCTCTTTTATGAAATTGAGAACAAGACAGTTATCGATTATGTCGGTGGTGTCAAGGATCTGACAGATGGTATTATCCGCATTGTTGGCGAACCCGAGCAACGGATCATTCGCGATCCGGTTCGTATGCTCCGGGCGATTCGCCATGCTGCCCGCAACGGCTTCAGCATCGAAGAAAAGACCTTTGAGGCCATCAGTAACCATGTGGAGAAACTGGATCTTTGCCCCACTTCTCGGATCAGAGATGAGCTGCTCAAAGATTTACGTAGCGGTGCCAGCAAGGCTTGGGCTGAGCTGGCTCTTCAAACCGGTGTGTTTTCTACCCTCTTTCCCTTCTACGATGCGTTGTTCCAGGATAAGGATGTAGGGGGAACGGTCCAAGAGGAATTACTGGCTATGCTCAGGGCCTTAGACGCTATCTATCTCCAGGGCAAAGAAAAAGGGCGAGTGCTTCTTGAAGATGCTTTTCTCTTTGCCATCCTGCTTTTTCCTTGGGCCCTGCGACAGTTTGACCTGCTCAATCAGGACCTCAAAGGTGCTGGCTACCATCGCCTGTCCAAGGCGATACGGACTGAACTTGACACCGTTTTTGCCCGTCGCTTAAATCTCAAGCGGGCAATCAAGGATAAAATTACGACCCTGTTTGTGAATATGTCTTCCTTGCAAAAACACAGGAAGAACGATACCTGGCCTGCCTGGTTACGAAAAAAGAGCTATTTCCAAGATTGTTCTCGTTTCTACACCCTGTATCAGGAGGCGATCATCGGTGAAACTATCACTGATCTCAAGCAGTTTATTGAAGAATCGCCCAAACCTGCTCAAGAGGCTCAGGAAGCACCTCCGCTCCTTGCTTCTGTGATCAGCGCTCAAACAGAAGATAAACGAAGCGGGGGAGGCAGAAGAGGAAATAATCCAGCCTTTAGTGCGGAAAAACACGGTGTATTCGGGCTCCTGAAGGGGTAA
- a CDS encoding endonuclease/exonuclease/phosphatase family protein, translating to MRFLLYNIRYGTGFGTRFHFPIPYAGYLKRSTENYRQITEFISRLAPDMLGLVEVDAGSFRTGYNCQAKSLARRLGYHHVIESKYRTGSLSRKVPVLAKQGNALLSKEPFIQHQFHFFRKGVKRLVIEAKTKNLTVFLVHLSLTYYNRQSQLQQLYELVKAAQGPVIVAGDFNIFWGAQELTLFLAATHLRSANAQGSPSHPSHTPTRQLDFILHSPELTVTNFFIPDVLLSDHAPLVCDFDS from the coding sequence TTGCGCTTCTTACTTTATAATATTCGCTATGGAACCGGCTTCGGCACCCGATTTCACTTTCCGATTCCTTACGCGGGATACCTGAAGCGCTCAACAGAAAATTACCGCCAGATCACAGAATTTATCAGCCGGTTAGCCCCGGACATGCTTGGTCTCGTTGAGGTGGATGCAGGCTCCTTCCGGACGGGATATAATTGCCAAGCCAAATCCTTGGCCCGTCGCTTGGGCTATCACCATGTCATTGAATCAAAATACCGTACAGGTTCGCTTTCCCGCAAAGTCCCTGTGTTGGCCAAACAGGGAAATGCCCTCCTCAGCAAAGAACCATTTATCCAACATCAATTTCATTTTTTCAGGAAAGGGGTTAAACGCCTTGTTATTGAGGCCAAGACCAAAAATCTGACAGTCTTTCTGGTCCATCTTTCGCTGACCTATTACAACAGGCAAAGCCAACTTCAGCAACTCTACGAACTGGTCAAAGCAGCCCAAGGCCCGGTCATCGTTGCTGGAGACTTTAACATATTTTGGGGCGCCCAGGAGCTTACTCTTTTTCTCGCAGCCACCCATCTACGCAGCGCCAACGCTCAGGGGTCTCCCTCACACCCCAGCCACACACCCACCCGCCAACTGGATTTTATCCTCCATAGCCCAGAACTCACAGTAACCAACTTCTTTATCCCAGACGTGCTTCTATCCGACCATGCTCCTTTAGTCTGTGACTTCGACTCTTGA
- the livM gene encoding high-affinity branched-chain amino acid ABC transporter permease LivM, with the protein MNKIPAINHLKRAFFVALWFSFLTFPILVIKVNPYEETVAWRWKNMLYVALGSFVLYLTRQAFLTIKIAQGEKKKARPSSGHKVTNWQHILFNNPKVFLPILGVLLAVLSAFPFLLSTYQINIMITALMYVVLGLGLNIVVGVAGLLDLGYVAFYAVGAYSYALLNLHFGIGFWTALPIGGLLAACFGILLGFPVLRLRGDYLAIVTLGFGEIIRLVLENWTEFSHGPSGIAGVPRPGFFGMEMSLDQSINYLYYLMIGMVIFTVFMVNRLQNSRIGRAWFALREDEIACQAMGIDKTKTKLTAFALGAFWAGMVGVIFAAKTTFVNPSSFTFLESAIILCIVVLGGMGSIIGVIIAALVLMLLPEYLRAFADYRMLVFGATLVVMMVFRPKGLISTVRRTYKRENA; encoded by the coding sequence ATGAACAAGATACCCGCAATCAATCATCTCAAAAGAGCCTTCTTCGTCGCCCTCTGGTTCAGTTTCCTTACCTTTCCCATTCTGGTGATCAAGGTCAATCCCTACGAGGAAACTGTCGCTTGGCGCTGGAAAAATATGCTCTACGTGGCCTTAGGAAGTTTCGTTCTCTACCTCACCAGGCAAGCTTTTTTGACGATAAAAATCGCACAAGGAGAAAAGAAAAAAGCACGCCCCTCTTCAGGACACAAAGTAACAAACTGGCAGCACATCTTATTCAATAATCCCAAAGTATTTCTTCCAATCCTGGGAGTACTTCTGGCAGTGCTCTCAGCCTTTCCGTTTCTTCTTTCGACCTACCAGATCAATATCATGATCACAGCCCTGATGTATGTGGTCTTGGGATTAGGGCTGAACATCGTTGTTGGGGTGGCGGGCCTGCTGGATCTTGGCTACGTGGCCTTTTATGCGGTCGGGGCCTATTCTTATGCCCTGCTCAATCTCCATTTTGGAATCGGCTTCTGGACAGCCCTCCCTATCGGTGGATTACTGGCGGCCTGCTTCGGTATCCTGCTCGGCTTTCCGGTCCTGCGCCTGCGAGGTGACTATCTGGCTATAGTCACTCTGGGATTCGGGGAAATCATCCGCTTGGTGCTGGAAAACTGGACCGAGTTTTCCCACGGCCCCAGCGGCATCGCAGGGGTGCCCCGGCCTGGATTTTTTGGCATGGAAATGTCCCTGGATCAGTCTATCAATTATCTCTATTACCTGATGATAGGGATGGTGATTTTCACGGTATTCATGGTTAACCGCCTGCAAAACTCACGAATCGGGCGGGCATGGTTTGCCCTGCGCGAAGATGAGATCGCCTGCCAGGCTATGGGCATCGACAAAACCAAGACTAAACTCACCGCCTTTGCCCTGGGTGCTTTCTGGGCTGGTATGGTCGGGGTGATCTTTGCCGCAAAAACCACCTTTGTGAACCCTTCTTCCTTTACCTTTCTTGAATCCGCTATTATCCTCTGCATCGTCGTGCTAGGCGGGATGGGCTCCATCATCGGGGTAATTATCGCAGCCCTGGTCCTGATGTTGCTGCCGGAATACCTACGGGCCTTTGCCGATTACAGAATGCTGGTCTTTGGTGCAACCCTCGTCGTCATGATGGTCTTCCGACCCAAGGGGCTGATCTCCACTGTGCGGCGGACGTACAAAAGAGAGAACGCATAG
- a CDS encoding nitronate monooxygenase gives MKLPELKIGSLTAKIPLIQGGMSIRVSTSALAVPVADCGGIGTIGGSAIPVAELQEDIRKAKSATDGIIAVNIMYAMKNFHNLVMGSIEAGVDMIITGAGFSRDIFKIGKQYNTPIVSIVSSPSFARLAEKLGAAAIVVESAEAGGHLGTDKPLREIFPAIRKVVSKVPLIAAGGISDGFEMAEMMDKYGADGIQIASRFVLSEECSVSQEFKETYLKAQQKDIINVQSPVGMTGRAIKTDFIRRMQEGEDVSPEKCKFKCLKKCSYKYCINDRLMNSCTGDVDNGLVFCGANAYKMTEILPVKEIFRRFVRDAESVYKEETTPQKKGSTETA, from the coding sequence ATGAAATTACCTGAACTTAAAATAGGATCTCTGACTGCCAAAATACCGCTAATCCAAGGTGGCATGTCTATACGTGTATCCACATCTGCTTTGGCGGTTCCTGTGGCGGACTGCGGCGGGATCGGCACTATAGGTGGTTCTGCAATCCCGGTGGCAGAGCTGCAGGAAGATATCCGAAAAGCCAAGTCCGCTACTGACGGCATTATTGCTGTCAACATCATGTATGCCATGAAGAATTTTCATAATCTGGTCATGGGATCTATTGAGGCTGGAGTGGACATGATTATCACTGGAGCTGGTTTTTCCCGGGATATTTTTAAAATAGGAAAACAATACAACACACCTATTGTCTCCATAGTCTCTTCCCCCTCCTTTGCCCGACTTGCTGAAAAATTAGGTGCTGCTGCCATTGTTGTTGAATCAGCGGAAGCTGGTGGACATCTGGGCACGGACAAACCCCTGCGGGAAATTTTTCCCGCAATCCGCAAAGTAGTTTCTAAGGTTCCCCTCATTGCGGCTGGAGGTATCTCTGATGGCTTTGAGATGGCAGAGATGATGGATAAATACGGTGCTGACGGTATACAGATTGCTTCCCGCTTTGTTCTGAGCGAAGAATGCTCTGTCTCTCAGGAATTTAAAGAGACCTACCTGAAGGCCCAGCAAAAAGATATTATCAATGTGCAGTCACCAGTGGGCATGACAGGACGAGCCATTAAGACCGATTTTATCAGACGTATGCAAGAAGGCGAGGATGTCTCGCCGGAAAAATGCAAATTCAAATGCCTGAAAAAATGCAGCTATAAATACTGTATTAATGATCGTTTGATGAACTCCTGCACAGGAGATGTTGATAACGGCTTGGTTTTCTGTGGGGCAAATGCCTACAAGATGACAGAAATCTTGCCAGTCAAAGAAATCTTCAGAAGATTTGTCCGTGATGCGGAATCTGTCTATAAGGAAGAGACCACACCACAGAAAAAAGGAAGCACAGAAACTGCCTGA
- the hisS gene encoding histidine--tRNA ligase: MLKIKAINGVKDILPEEIIIWQKIEKKARDIFRCFGIHEIRLPILEKTELFTRSIGEATDIVEKEMYTFVDKRITMRPEITASLLRAYVEHGLHVQQPVQRLFSIGPVFRHERPQMGRQRQFHQIDVEIIGAQEPEIDAELMAMGEMFLHQLNLDVSLEINSLGCPECRPDFRKKLIAYLQERSETLCDDCKRRTEKNPLRALDCKQPGCKAAVENAPSILDNLCPACEEHFAGVQAQLDRLGVTYKLNRFMVRGLDYYNRTAFEFLTTDLGAQAAVAAGGRYDGLVEELGGPKKTPGIGFAMGMERLFLLIQQQKDQQEEEKGADIFVAALGEQAIHCATPLVHELRKLGLQVAMDYSNRSLKAQMKQAGRLKAGFTLILGEQELEEGKGILRNMNTQEQSDFSLQEGASELAEVITGR; encoded by the coding sequence ATGTTGAAAATTAAGGCCATTAACGGAGTCAAAGATATTCTGCCGGAAGAGATTATTATCTGGCAAAAGATAGAAAAAAAAGCACGCGATATTTTTCGTTGTTTCGGTATTCATGAAATTCGTTTGCCGATTTTAGAAAAGACCGAGCTCTTTACTCGCTCCATTGGTGAGGCCACCGATATTGTCGAAAAGGAGATGTATACCTTTGTTGACAAAAGAATTACCATGCGCCCGGAGATTACGGCCTCCTTGTTACGTGCCTATGTTGAGCATGGTCTCCATGTGCAACAGCCTGTGCAGCGACTGTTCAGTATTGGGCCTGTGTTTCGTCACGAGCGTCCCCAGATGGGGCGGCAGCGTCAGTTTCATCAGATTGATGTGGAGATTATCGGGGCTCAGGAGCCTGAGATTGATGCCGAGCTCATGGCGATGGGCGAGATGTTCCTGCACCAGCTGAACCTGGACGTGAGCCTAGAGATAAACTCCCTTGGTTGCCCGGAATGCCGTCCTGATTTCCGAAAAAAATTGATTGCCTATTTACAGGAACGCAGCGAGACTCTCTGCGATGATTGCAAGCGACGGACTGAAAAGAATCCGCTCCGGGCATTAGACTGTAAGCAGCCTGGGTGCAAAGCAGCTGTCGAGAATGCTCCCTCTATTTTGGATAATCTCTGTCCTGCCTGTGAAGAACATTTTGCCGGGGTGCAGGCGCAACTGGACCGGCTCGGTGTTACCTACAAGCTGAACCGTTTTATGGTGCGCGGGCTGGATTATTATAATCGCACCGCCTTTGAATTTTTGACCACCGACCTCGGTGCCCAAGCCGCTGTTGCCGCAGGTGGGCGCTATGACGGTTTGGTTGAGGAGTTGGGTGGCCCGAAAAAAACTCCGGGTATCGGTTTTGCGATGGGCATGGAACGACTGTTTTTGCTGATCCAGCAGCAGAAAGATCAGCAAGAAGAGGAAAAGGGCGCTGATATCTTTGTTGCCGCACTCGGTGAGCAGGCTATTCATTGTGCAACGCCCCTTGTGCATGAGCTGCGTAAGCTTGGGTTGCAGGTAGCAATGGATTATAGTAACCGTAGCCTCAAGGCCCAGATGAAGCAGGCTGGTCGTCTTAAGGCTGGGTTTACCCTGATTCTCGGCGAACAGGAGCTGGAAGAGGGGAAGGGGATCTTGCGGAATATGAACACCCAGGAGCAGAGCGATTTTTCCTTACAAGAAGGGGCATCGGAGTTGGCAGAGGTGATTACCGGGAGGTAG
- the crcB gene encoding fluoride efflux transporter CrcB — MESLLKLSLIGAGGFTGAVLRFLVSSWVQGRSGSIIFPFGTLSVNMLGCLLIGFLTALVEMKSMFSPETRSFLLIGLLGAFTTFSTFGNETLNLIRESRMELALLNAGGQIIFGVFLVWVGRLLAGLL; from the coding sequence ATGGAATCTCTACTTAAGCTTTCTCTTATCGGGGCTGGTGGTTTCACAGGGGCTGTTCTGCGTTTTTTGGTCAGCTCCTGGGTTCAGGGCCGATCCGGCTCCATTATTTTTCCCTTTGGCACCTTGAGCGTCAACATGCTCGGCTGCTTGCTGATAGGTTTTTTAACCGCCTTAGTGGAAATGAAGTCGATGTTCTCGCCCGAAACGCGAAGTTTTCTTCTTATCGGCCTCCTCGGAGCCTTTACCACCTTTTCTACCTTTGGGAATGAAACCCTGAATCTCATTCGGGAAAGCCGCATGGAATTAGCTCTCCTTAATGCAGGAGGGCAAATTATTTTTGGTGTCTTCCTGGTCTGGGTGGGACGGCTGCTTGCGGGCTTGCTTTAA